The following coding sequences lie in one Arachis ipaensis cultivar K30076 chromosome B03, Araip1.1, whole genome shotgun sequence genomic window:
- the LOC107632385 gene encoding AT-hook motif nuclear-localized protein 11-like isoform X1 — MEQHNPQQPSNPILDHTSSFNNNTIVPNEAKVAAVPDSGGSDSVSRPEAGGWEQHHHGVVVVKRGRGRPRKYVDTDGSGGGMMTSPTSEPPPSGFAEAVASQLESPAVKRGRGRPRGSGKLQILASIGGFVAETAGGSFTPHVMIVGTGEDVVSRILSFFQKGPRAVCILSATGSVSSVVIRQPGGLLRYEGRFEILSLSGSCTYTNGTGNAYRKDGMLSVSLAKPDGRVFGGGIENSLIAAAPIQLVLATFKQNISNQIKKRYSSDPSSDGVPYAAAAAVAVMPDIPNSSRGSHKVLKLSLQEQSFPLPPGTTNAVQDGVTIVTTNDIADNVTPTTTNGVSNNVIAEDLNMHSSSIEDAIDLDQTASPADVDTN, encoded by the exons ATGGAGCAACACAACCCTCAACAACCCTCTAACCCCATTTTGGACCACACTAGCTCTTTCAACAACAACACTATCGTGCCGAACGAAGCAAAGGTGGCGGCGGTGCCTGATTCTGGAGGTTCGGACTCGGTGTCAAGACCCGAAGCTGGAGGTTGGGAGCAGCATCATCATGGAGTGGTGGTTGTGAAGAGGGGGAGAGGGAGACCTCGAAAGTACGTCGACACAGACGGCAGCGGGGGAGGGATGATGACGTCTCCGACGTCAGAGCCGCCGCCTTCGGGGTTTGCGGAAGCGGTAGCCTCCCAACTTGAGAGCCCTGCGGTGAAGAGGGGAAGAGGAAGGCCACGTGGTTCTGGAAAACTGCAGATTCTGGCCTCCATTG GTGGGTTTGTTGCAGAAACAGCTGGTGGAAGCTTCACACCTCATGTGATGATTGTTGGTACTGGAGAG GATGTGGTAAGTAGGATATTGTCATTTTTCCAAAAAGGCCCTCGTGCTGTTTGCATACTTTCAGCTACTGGTTCTGTGTCTAGTGTTGTAATTCGCCAACCTGGTGGTCTATTGAGATATGAG GGTAGGTTTGAGATTTTATCTTTATCTGGATCATGCACCTACACCAATGGCACTGGTAATGCATATCGCAAAGATGGCATGTTGAGTGTTTCTCTTGCTAAACCTGATGGCAGGGTTTTTGGTGGTGGCATTGAGAACTCTTTGATTGCTGCTGCCCCTATTCAA CTTGTTTTGGCCACTTTCAAGCAAAACATCAGCAATCAAATCAAGAAGAGGTACTCATCTGACCCTTCTTCTGATGGTGTCCCTTATGCTGCTGCTGCCGCTGTTGCTGTCATGCcggatattccaaattcctcaagGGGTAGCCACAAAGTTCTTAAGTTGTCATTGCAAGAACAAAGTTTCCCTTTACCACCAGGAACAACAAATGCAGTTCAAGATGGTGTCACAATTGTAACAACTAATGACATAGCAGATAATGTGACTCCTACAACAACTAATGGGGTGTCAAATAATGTCATTGCTGAAGATCTCAACATGCATTCTTCTTCAATCGAGGATGCTATTGACCTTGACCAAACAGCCTCACCAGCGGATGTGGATACTAATTAA
- the LOC107632385 gene encoding AT-hook motif nuclear-localized protein 11-like isoform X2, which produces MEQHNPQQPSNPILDHTSSFNNNTIVPNEAKVAAVPDSGGSDSVSRPEAGGWEQHHHGVVVVKRGRGRPRKYVDTDGSGGGMMTSPTSEPPPSGFAEAVASQLESPAVKRGRGRPRGSGKLQILASIGGFVAETAGGSFTPHVMIVGTGEGRFEILSLSGSCTYTNGTGNAYRKDGMLSVSLAKPDGRVFGGGIENSLIAAAPIQLVLATFKQNISNQIKKRYSSDPSSDGVPYAAAAAVAVMPDIPNSSRGSHKVLKLSLQEQSFPLPPGTTNAVQDGVTIVTTNDIADNVTPTTTNGVSNNVIAEDLNMHSSSIEDAIDLDQTASPADVDTN; this is translated from the exons ATGGAGCAACACAACCCTCAACAACCCTCTAACCCCATTTTGGACCACACTAGCTCTTTCAACAACAACACTATCGTGCCGAACGAAGCAAAGGTGGCGGCGGTGCCTGATTCTGGAGGTTCGGACTCGGTGTCAAGACCCGAAGCTGGAGGTTGGGAGCAGCATCATCATGGAGTGGTGGTTGTGAAGAGGGGGAGAGGGAGACCTCGAAAGTACGTCGACACAGACGGCAGCGGGGGAGGGATGATGACGTCTCCGACGTCAGAGCCGCCGCCTTCGGGGTTTGCGGAAGCGGTAGCCTCCCAACTTGAGAGCCCTGCGGTGAAGAGGGGAAGAGGAAGGCCACGTGGTTCTGGAAAACTGCAGATTCTGGCCTCCATTG GTGGGTTTGTTGCAGAAACAGCTGGTGGAAGCTTCACACCTCATGTGATGATTGTTGGTACTGGAGAG GGTAGGTTTGAGATTTTATCTTTATCTGGATCATGCACCTACACCAATGGCACTGGTAATGCATATCGCAAAGATGGCATGTTGAGTGTTTCTCTTGCTAAACCTGATGGCAGGGTTTTTGGTGGTGGCATTGAGAACTCTTTGATTGCTGCTGCCCCTATTCAA CTTGTTTTGGCCACTTTCAAGCAAAACATCAGCAATCAAATCAAGAAGAGGTACTCATCTGACCCTTCTTCTGATGGTGTCCCTTATGCTGCTGCTGCCGCTGTTGCTGTCATGCcggatattccaaattcctcaagGGGTAGCCACAAAGTTCTTAAGTTGTCATTGCAAGAACAAAGTTTCCCTTTACCACCAGGAACAACAAATGCAGTTCAAGATGGTGTCACAATTGTAACAACTAATGACATAGCAGATAATGTGACTCCTACAACAACTAATGGGGTGTCAAATAATGTCATTGCTGAAGATCTCAACATGCATTCTTCTTCAATCGAGGATGCTATTGACCTTGACCAAACAGCCTCACCAGCGGATGTGGATACTAATTAA
- the LOC107632386 gene encoding uncharacterized protein LOC107632386 gives MADQNWVAEKLEKKLLSQPRLTHAEAWDHIKIDYNVIISDKMLYRGLKIAREKYVGNEKAQYGKLRDYLQELHRSNHGSTALLAVEPIPQSPPLFDKLYVCLDACKKGFRAGCRPLIGLDGCFLKGYYGGQLLSAVAQDANNHFYVIAYAVVASETKESWKWFLDLLQNDLGPTAVEGWNFISDQQKGLMPAMKAVMPNAHHRNCVRHIWKNFTNKYKSKQLKNVVWACAKSSTKAEFKEHMMRLKKVNKDAWAYLAKFDPGCWTKSHFSHWPKLDNITNNMTEVWNAKIVHYRGKPILTMLEELKCYIMRRMAQHKRVLSTYTGIVAPVQQKRIDDIMKECKYWTAQWTGDDARQIFEVQYHMKKVGVDLGNSTCSCNMWQLTGIPCVHAMAAIGKRGDRPEGYVHQWLKMDAFRATYAHSISPVNSEEYWDKSGVVSSIPPKIKRPIGRPVKRRRPDAVEDGPDGTKAKKTFRVTCSKCGDIGHNSKTCKGAPQQGSSSKAKGKKKQAQPQYEMADDWIFDVPLSQNERSVEGSLEIPNTASHETQTENPPSQATTNVSSKLKAQQPFRRPKQTIRRSQVQESVRADTTAATTSQTASGMFKFIPTPGLNQSKKK, from the exons ATGGCCGATCAAAATTGGGTTGCGGAGAAGTTGGAAAAAAAGCTTCTAAGTCAGCCAAGGCTAACCCATGCAGAGGCTTGGGATcatatcaaaattgattataaTGTGATTATTAGTGATAAGATGTTGTACAGAGGTTTGAAGATAGCAAGAGAGAAGTATGTTGGTAATGAGAAGGCTCAATATGGAAAGCTTAGAGATTACCTACAAGAACTACACAGAAGCAATCATGGTTCAACTGCTCTGTTAGCAGTGGAGCCAATTCCCCAGTCCCCTCCACTGTTTGACAAGTTATATGTGTGCTTGGATGCGTGTAAAAAGGGGTTTAGGGCTGGTTGTCGACCGTTGATAGGGTTAGACGGGTGCTTCTTGAAGGGTTATTACGGAGGACAACTGCTGTCGGCGGTGGCACAAGATGCCAACAATCACTTTTACGTGATTGCATACGCAGTGGTTGCTAGTGAGACTAAAGAAAGCTGGAAATGGTTTTTAGACTTGTTGCAAAATGACTTAGGCCCTACTGCAGTTGAAGGGTGGAACTTCATCAGTGATCAGCAAAAG GGTCTGATGCCGGCGATGAAGGCGGTTATGCCGAATGCCCATCACAGGAACTGTGTTAGACATATATGGAAAAATTTCACCAATAAGTACAAGAGCAAGCAATTGAAGAATGTCGTATGGGCTTGTGCTAAAAGCAGTACGAAGGCAGAGTTCAAGGAGCACATGATGAGACTAAAGAAGGTAAACAAGGATGCATGGGCTTACCTTGCAAAATTCGACCCTGGATGCTGGACAAAATCACATTTTAGTCACTGGCCGAAGCTAGATAACATCACCAATAACATGACAGAAGTGTGGAATGCCAAAATAGTACACTACAGAGGAAAACCCATTTTGACAATGCTGGAAGAATTGAAATGCTACATCATGAGGAGGATGGCCCAGCATAAGAGAGTTTTGAGCACCTACACAGGCATAGTGGCACCAGTGCAACAAAAGAGGATTGATGACATCATGAAAGAATGCAAATACTGGACTGCTCAATGGACTGGTGATGATGCCAGACAAATTTTTGAGGTGCAGTATCACATGAAGAAAGTGGGGGTGGATCTAGGAAACAGTACATGTTCCTGTAACATGTGGCAACTTACAG GCATCCCTTGTGTGCATGCAATGGCTGCAATTGGCAAAAGAGGGGATAGACCAGAGGGATATGTCCATCAATGGCTGAAGATGGATGCATTCAGGGCTACCTATGCTCACTCCATAAGCCCTGTCAACAGTGAGGAATATTGGGATAAATCTGGAGTAGTTAGTTCCATACCCCCCAAAATTAAGAGACCAATTGGGCGTCCTGTGAAGCGAAGGCGACCTGATGCAGTGGAGGACGGACCTGATGGGACAAAGGCCAAGAAGACCTTCAGAGTTACATGCTCCAAGTGTGGAGATATTGGTCACAATTCCAAAACATGCAAAGGGGCACCCCAACAAGGATCATCTTCAAAGGCCAAAGGAAAGAAGAAGCAGGCCCAGCCACAGTATGAGATGGctgacgattggatttttgacg TCCCATTATCTCAG AATGAAAGATCTGTAGAAGGTAGCCTGGAAATTCCTAATACTGCCTCTCATGAGACTCAAACTGAAAATCCTCCCTCACAAGCCACAACTAATGTCTCAAGCAAACTTAAG GCTCAGCAACCGTTCAGACGTCCGAAGCAAACAATTAGGAGGTCTCAGGTACAGGAGAGTGTCCGTGCAGATACGACTGCAGCTACCACCAGTCAGACAGCATCTGGAATGTTTAAATTCATCCCAACACCAGGCTTGAACCAATCTAAGAAGAAATGA